In one window of Lewinella sp. 4G2 DNA:
- a CDS encoding TetR/AcrR family transcriptional regulator: MSEVATQTEEKILQAAEKIFQEKGYAGTRMQAVADEAGINKAMLHYYFRSKEKLFRVILTKAINEVSPVLISSLNSDKDVMGKLRDLVANHIRLLLERPHLPLFIMHELSQNQGKFVTDMAMQTDAPTTIMGFFQQVMEEGQAGKIRLINPIHLILNVMSLVVFPFVARPMVVTVAGVPEEMFRQVLEERTEEVLAFVAGGLRP; this comes from the coding sequence ATGAGCGAAGTTGCTACCCAGACTGAGGAAAAAATCCTGCAAGCCGCGGAAAAGATCTTTCAGGAAAAAGGTTATGCCGGTACCCGCATGCAGGCGGTGGCCGACGAGGCGGGCATCAACAAAGCCATGCTACACTATTATTTTCGAAGTAAGGAGAAGCTGTTTCGCGTCATCCTCACTAAGGCGATCAACGAAGTCTCGCCGGTGCTGATTTCTAGCTTAAACTCCGACAAAGACGTTATGGGGAAATTGCGCGATCTAGTGGCTAATCACATTCGGCTGCTCTTGGAAAGACCGCATCTACCCTTGTTCATCATGCACGAACTGTCGCAAAATCAGGGGAAGTTCGTTACCGATATGGCGATGCAGACCGACGCGCCGACAACTATCATGGGCTTTTTTCAGCAAGTGATGGAAGAGGGACAAGCCGGCAAGATTCGCCTTATCAACCCGATTCACCTCATTCTCAACGTGATGTCCCTCGTCGTTTTCCCCTTCGTGGCCCGGCCGATGGTCGTAACCGTCGCGGGGGTTCCTGAGGAAATGTTCCGGCAAGTGCTAGAGGAAAGAACCGAAGAGGTACTGGCCTTCGTAGCGGGTGGCTTACGCCCATAG
- a CDS encoding mannitol dehydrogenase family protein yields MQLNKQNLTAFAGKLPCPDYDRGHLQTGIVHIGVGGFHRSHQAYYVHQLLKDGTPEWGITGVGLREGDRAMAEVLQAQDGLYTLVNQRPNGTNSSEIIGSIRDYLLAPDNPDAVIQRMAHPKTKIVSLTITEGGYNLNAATEEFDLTNPDVQYEIAHPQEPRTVFGYLAAALRKRKAGGHPAFTVLSCDNIQHNGNVARRMLLAFARHQDPELAGWIEKEVTFPNSMVDRITPVTTPEVSEYLFREFELEDGWPVVCEPFIQWVVEDNFVNGRPPLETVGVQFVPDVSPYEKMKIRLLNAGHSVLGIPGALHGHPTIDACMRDKVFAGFMRAFMDQEVTPILDPVAGIDLEAYKDQLEARFANPNIRDGVGRICSESSAKLPKFLQPTLRENLRRGGEIHRATFILAAWCYYSDQRHNEKNEPLEILDERAAQLHRAAAGTTTDPISFLRQESIFGDLSEQPRFVEAYTEAVRLVYDRGDVRSLMADW; encoded by the coding sequence ATGCAACTGAATAAGCAAAATCTGACCGCATTTGCTGGTAAGCTTCCCTGTCCCGACTACGACCGAGGACATCTCCAAACAGGCATCGTCCACATTGGCGTAGGCGGTTTCCACCGTTCCCACCAGGCGTATTACGTCCACCAACTACTCAAAGACGGAACGCCGGAATGGGGCATCACCGGTGTCGGTCTCCGGGAAGGGGACCGGGCGATGGCGGAGGTATTGCAGGCGCAGGACGGGCTGTACACGCTCGTCAACCAACGCCCCAATGGCACGAACTCCAGCGAGATCATCGGTTCCATCCGTGACTACCTATTGGCGCCGGACAATCCCGATGCGGTCATCCAACGCATGGCTCATCCGAAAACGAAGATCGTCTCCCTTACCATCACGGAGGGTGGGTACAACCTCAACGCGGCGACCGAGGAGTTTGACTTGACGAACCCCGACGTACAGTACGAGATCGCTCACCCACAGGAGCCGCGCACCGTGTTTGGCTACCTGGCCGCTGCTTTGAGAAAGCGGAAAGCTGGCGGCCACCCAGCCTTCACCGTGCTATCCTGCGATAATATTCAGCATAACGGGAACGTCGCCCGAAGAATGCTCCTGGCCTTTGCTCGCCATCAGGATCCGGAGCTGGCGGGATGGATAGAAAAAGAAGTCACGTTTCCTAATTCGATGGTCGACCGCATCACACCCGTTACTACGCCGGAGGTCTCCGAATATCTTTTCCGGGAGTTCGAACTGGAAGACGGCTGGCCCGTCGTCTGCGAGCCCTTTATTCAGTGGGTGGTGGAGGATAATTTTGTAAATGGCCGGCCGCCGCTGGAGACCGTTGGCGTACAATTCGTGCCGGACGTGTCGCCCTACGAAAAGATGAAGATCCGGCTGCTTAACGCTGGCCATTCCGTGCTCGGTATCCCCGGCGCGCTGCACGGCCACCCGACGATCGACGCCTGTATGCGCGACAAGGTTTTCGCCGGCTTCATGCGCGCTTTTATGGATCAGGAAGTCACACCCATCCTGGACCCGGTTGCCGGTATCGACCTGGAGGCGTACAAGGACCAGTTAGAAGCCCGCTTTGCGAACCCCAACATTCGCGACGGCGTGGGCCGCATTTGCTCGGAGAGTTCGGCCAAGCTGCCGAAATTCCTGCAGCCCACCCTACGCGAGAACCTCCGGCGGGGCGGTGAGATCCACCGCGCTACTTTCATCCTGGCCGCCTGGTGCTACTATTCCGATCAACGGCACAACGAAAAAAATGAACCCCTCGAGATCCTCGATGAGCGGGCGGCGCAACTCCACCGCGCGGCGGCGGGTACGACTACTGACCCAATATCATTCCTTCGGCAAGAAAGCATCTTTGGTGATCTTTCGGAACAGCCAAGGTTTGTAGAGGCCTACACCGAGGCCGTCCGCCTGGTGTACGATCGCGGAGACGTGCGGTCCCTAATGGCAGATTGGTGA
- a CDS encoding glycosyl hydrolase, whose product MMRYLAPLLLLGLFACEPEATFATDQAYGGRPYARYWWFAQEMDTLTIKDNLDWLHARGFGGIELAFVYPLNRMDKRDTNYIPRDAWLGEDWRAAVDYTQRYATSLGMGCDLTGGSLWPFGDVGLDSTQASRKFGEPDYRQPITAHWEWPVQGLVVDHLTPAHYRAYFDRTYSQYPDPVAGQSYFVDSWEVETKGLWAEGFGDDFADRYGYRIEPFMDSLYADGRATQRYDYHELLSERVVDFYAGFTDACHERGVRSRGQASGAPADILSAYDQLDVPEGELLLYEPEYNRIPAAAAALCGKATVSAETFTCTYGWPRDFQRRAQVADLKLMADAAFANGINQIIWHGKPHSPVGTDSVTFYATVHLGDSSALAPHLPAFNDYLTTVSRYFQRGQTASRAAVYLPTEDAWRAGEMPLDQQFIWAWGHYEMRYVYPPKELWGYNPLWVNGEFLRSARVQSDGGIGIGPQLFDFLFVEVDYLSTENLLSIVELAESGGRVALRSSPQLAGTRASAQFIDLKERLEALPNVSTELPDTAPLVSAAEPFPYWSRAVEDTLYLFVAPRGAAGITFPLTFGQSYDDTVDELDINVNFMGNNYRINHSLPPYQSALFALRGGAVEVIDITYEVPVPEREELPAGHLRPWLVGE is encoded by the coding sequence ATGATGCGCTACCTCGCTCCCCTCCTCCTGCTGGGCCTCTTCGCCTGCGAGCCGGAGGCCACCTTCGCAACGGACCAAGCCTACGGTGGCCGGCCCTACGCCCGCTACTGGTGGTTTGCCCAGGAAATGGATACCCTCACGATCAAGGACAACCTGGACTGGCTGCACGCGCGCGGCTTCGGAGGCATAGAACTGGCCTTCGTTTACCCCCTGAACCGGATGGATAAGCGGGATACGAATTACATCCCGCGCGACGCGTGGCTGGGCGAAGACTGGCGCGCGGCGGTGGACTACACCCAACGCTACGCCACCAGCCTCGGCATGGGGTGCGACCTGACGGGCGGCAGCCTCTGGCCCTTCGGCGACGTCGGCCTCGATAGCACCCAGGCCAGCCGGAAGTTTGGAGAACCGGACTACCGCCAACCCATCACCGCCCACTGGGAATGGCCCGTGCAGGGACTGGTGGTGGACCACCTCACGCCGGCCCACTACCGCGCTTATTTCGACCGGACGTACAGTCAGTACCCCGACCCGGTGGCGGGGCAGTCCTACTTTGTCGATAGCTGGGAAGTAGAAACGAAGGGCCTGTGGGCCGAGGGTTTCGGAGATGATTTTGCGGACCGCTACGGCTACCGCATCGAACCCTTCATGGATAGTTTGTACGCGGATGGTCGTGCAACTCAACGTTACGATTACCACGAACTCCTGAGTGAACGGGTGGTGGATTTCTACGCTGGTTTTACCGATGCTTGCCACGAACGGGGCGTCCGCAGCCGGGGCCAGGCCAGTGGGGCGCCGGCCGACATTCTTAGCGCTTACGACCAACTCGACGTGCCGGAGGGGGAGCTCCTGCTCTACGAACCCGAGTACAACCGCATCCCCGCGGCGGCGGCGGCGCTGTGCGGTAAAGCCACCGTGAGCGCCGAAACCTTTACGTGTACGTACGGCTGGCCCCGCGATTTCCAGCGCCGCGCCCAGGTCGCCGACCTCAAACTGATGGCCGACGCGGCCTTCGCCAACGGCATCAATCAGATCATCTGGCACGGGAAACCGCACAGTCCGGTGGGCACGGACAGCGTCACCTTTTACGCTACCGTTCACCTGGGGGATTCTTCCGCGCTGGCGCCCCACTTGCCCGCCTTCAACGATTACCTCACGACCGTTTCCCGCTACTTTCAACGGGGCCAGACGGCCAGCCGCGCCGCCGTCTACCTTCCTACCGAAGACGCCTGGCGGGCCGGCGAGATGCCGCTGGACCAGCAATTCATCTGGGCCTGGGGGCATTACGAAATGCGGTACGTTTATCCGCCAAAGGAACTCTGGGGGTACAACCCGCTTTGGGTCAACGGCGAATTTTTGCGCAGCGCGCGGGTGCAAAGCGATGGGGGAATTGGGATCGGGCCGCAGCTATTCGACTTCCTCTTCGTGGAGGTAGACTACCTCAGTACGGAGAACCTCCTTTCAATTGTTGAGTTGGCGGAATCCGGTGGGCGCGTCGCCCTCCGCTCCTCCCCCCAATTGGCTGGCACCCGCGCGAGCGCCCAATTTATTGACCTTAAGGAACGCTTAGAGGCCCTACCCAACGTAAGCACCGAACTACCGGATACGGCTCCCCTGGTGTCCGCGGCCGAACCCTTTCCCTACTGGTCACGGGCGGTGGAGGATACGCTCTACCTCTTCGTGGCGCCCCGGGGCGCGGCCGGCATCACCTTCCCCCTGACCTTCGGGCAGAGCTACGACGATACGGTGGATGAGCTGGATATCAACGTCAACTTTATGGGGAATAATTATCGCATTAATCATTCGCTGCCGCCTTACCAGAGTGCGCTATTTGCGCTGCGGGGTGGTGCCGTGGAGGTGATTGATATTACTTACGAAGTGCCGGTGCCGGAGCGGGAGGAGTTGCCGGCGGGGCATTTGCGGCCCTGGTTGGTGGGGGAGTGA
- a CDS encoding RNA polymerase sigma factor — protein sequence MLTFTELETLCHRHQSEFYAFALRLTKDSDHAADLIQDVQYFILKYRDKFQRGSNFRAWVKTIIRNVFLSDYRRKKRRKELLEYHPVPGTWMGNRASNNHAESDLSAEDILRIVDSLPAVNRRSFLLHYRGMKYKDIARLTAVPIGTAKSRVFTARKVLRERLANRGIYHIQSVSNA from the coding sequence ATGCTAACCTTTACTGAACTCGAGACTCTCTGCCATCGCCACCAGTCAGAATTCTATGCATTCGCCCTCCGTTTAACGAAGGACAGTGACCACGCTGCCGATCTGATACAGGACGTGCAATACTTCATTCTTAAGTATCGCGATAAATTTCAGCGCGGCTCCAACTTCAGGGCGTGGGTAAAAACGATCATCCGCAACGTCTTTCTCTCCGATTATCGCCGGAAGAAACGCCGCAAAGAATTGCTCGAGTACCACCCCGTCCCTGGAACCTGGATGGGGAATCGTGCGAGCAACAACCACGCCGAAAGCGATCTGAGCGCAGAAGATATTTTGAGAATAGTGGACAGCTTACCAGCTGTTAATCGCAGGTCATTCCTCCTTCACTACCGAGGAATGAAATACAAAGACATCGCTCGGCTGACAGCCGTACCTATAGGGACTGCCAAAAGCAGGGTCTTTACCGCCCGTAAGGTACTCAGAGAAAGATTGGCCAACCGGGGCATTTACCACATTCAATCCGTTTCTAATGCTTAA
- a CDS encoding class I SAM-dependent methyltransferase yields the protein MLPRFLTLLFSLIFVTSCTGQQQTNAPAEDAVYTYQTPSRNGTDKYYLGREISYVMGHQAADWLERAEREDEENVSQAIANMNIQPDESIADIGAGSGYYTFRMAAEAPEGKVYAVDLQPEMLALMQEKIEREGIDNVELIRGTETSPELPANSVDLVIMVDVYHELSHPREMMENIVRALKPGGRFVLLEYRMEDPSVPIKRLHKMSEEQAVREMEAVGLRLKENVGNLPWQHFMVFVRG from the coding sequence ATGCTCCCCCGATTCCTAACCCTCCTATTTTCCCTGATTTTCGTTACCAGCTGCACCGGCCAGCAACAAACCAATGCGCCAGCGGAAGACGCTGTCTACACCTACCAAACGCCATCCCGAAACGGCACCGATAAGTACTACCTCGGCCGGGAGATCAGCTACGTCATGGGCCACCAGGCCGCCGACTGGTTGGAGCGGGCGGAACGGGAGGACGAAGAAAACGTCAGCCAGGCCATCGCGAATATGAATATTCAGCCGGATGAATCCATCGCGGATATCGGCGCCGGGTCGGGCTACTACACCTTCCGCATGGCCGCCGAGGCACCGGAGGGAAAAGTCTACGCCGTCGACCTCCAGCCGGAGATGCTTGCGCTCATGCAGGAGAAGATCGAGCGGGAAGGCATCGACAACGTCGAATTGATCCGGGGCACCGAGACCAGCCCCGAGCTTCCCGCAAACTCCGTCGATCTGGTCATCATGGTCGACGTTTACCACGAGCTCTCCCATCCGCGGGAGATGATGGAAAACATCGTCCGGGCGCTGAAGCCGGGCGGGCGTTTTGTGCTGCTGGAGTACCGGATGGAAGATCCGTCGGTGCCCATCAAGCGCCTGCACAAGATGTCGGAGGAGCAAGCGGTGCGGGAGATGGAAGCGGTGGGCTTACGGTTAAAGGAGAATGTGGGGAATTTGCCCTGGCAGCATTTTATGGTGTTTGTGCGGGGGTGA
- a CDS encoding cytosine permease, whose amino-acid sequence MEPATNTPPDLAGIQAEQLPVPKHELHDWTHFAGLYAAEHVAATEFVIGATFVALGASTMDIIIGLLIGNVLAVLSWTFITTPIAVDTRLSLYTYLKKIAGGNMSKLYDWANVVIFTVISAAMVTVSATAVRFAFDIPAQLDWYPTNPWFVLIVIAVGLFAVFVAIYGFKAVSEFSSLCAPWLFVMFTSGAMVLLPALTLSVVGTTLPESWAEFIQIGNQSVWTGINSDGEPGIGLVEVVGFGWAANTITHFGLIDMALLRFAKKKSYGLATSTGMLFGHYIAWIAAGIMGAGAAVILGKTIVELDPGDVAYYALGWSGFVIVIVAGWTTAITNLYRAGLAAQAVFSNYPRRKTTMIVGVAMVIIACFPFVFSQILPLLTYAGLLVVPVGAIVFAEHQIFPRIGYTRYWAKFQDYAHSLPAVASWGLGLVFGFGLNFLDLMSFYYLFLPTWIFTIIVYTLLAGRYGAKEAYPEAEAKEAAFNASVRDYHTRLATEEPVVRRDESFFSKLLSGVGYLALAATLGLAWMVLFGSANEAAYLANRETFYSYGFVCTVVYFVTAYWAFQRGKMAAALTH is encoded by the coding sequence ATGGAGCCAGCGACAAACACGCCACCAGATTTAGCCGGCATACAAGCCGAACAACTCCCCGTCCCCAAGCACGAACTCCACGACTGGACGCACTTCGCTGGCCTCTACGCCGCCGAACACGTCGCTGCCACCGAGTTCGTCATTGGTGCCACCTTTGTCGCATTGGGTGCGAGCACGATGGATATCATCATCGGCCTGCTGATCGGGAACGTCCTGGCGGTGCTGAGTTGGACGTTCATTACTACGCCCATCGCCGTTGATACGCGCTTGAGTCTGTACACCTACCTTAAAAAGATCGCCGGAGGTAACATGTCCAAACTCTACGACTGGGCCAACGTGGTCATCTTCACAGTCATCTCGGCGGCGATGGTGACGGTATCGGCGACGGCGGTGCGATTCGCCTTTGATATACCGGCGCAGCTGGATTGGTACCCGACTAATCCGTGGTTCGTACTAATCGTGATCGCGGTGGGCTTGTTTGCCGTCTTCGTAGCTATCTACGGCTTTAAGGCGGTTTCGGAATTCTCCAGCCTCTGCGCACCCTGGCTGTTCGTCATGTTTACGAGCGGGGCAATGGTGCTCTTACCGGCACTGACCCTAAGCGTAGTCGGCACTACCCTACCGGAGAGTTGGGCGGAGTTCATCCAGATCGGCAACCAGTCCGTCTGGACTGGCATCAACAGCGACGGGGAGCCGGGGATCGGCCTGGTGGAAGTCGTTGGCTTCGGCTGGGCGGCCAACACCATCACCCACTTCGGGCTGATCGACATGGCGCTGTTGCGCTTCGCCAAGAAGAAATCCTACGGGTTGGCTACGAGTACAGGAATGCTCTTCGGCCACTACATTGCCTGGATCGCCGCGGGCATCATGGGCGCCGGGGCGGCCGTCATCCTGGGCAAAACCATCGTTGAGCTCGACCCGGGCGACGTGGCTTACTACGCCCTCGGCTGGTCAGGTTTCGTCATCGTCATTGTAGCGGGTTGGACAACGGCCATCACCAACCTTTACCGAGCGGGGCTGGCGGCGCAGGCGGTTTTCTCCAACTACCCCCGCCGTAAAACAACGATGATCGTGGGTGTTGCGATGGTCATCATCGCCTGCTTCCCGTTCGTCTTTTCTCAGATCCTGCCGCTGCTGACTTATGCTGGATTGCTCGTCGTACCCGTTGGGGCGATTGTATTCGCCGAACACCAGATCTTCCCGAGGATCGGCTACACCCGTTACTGGGCCAAATTCCAGGACTACGCACATAGCCTGCCGGCCGTAGCCTCTTGGGGTCTGGGCTTAGTCTTCGGGTTCGGCCTGAATTTTCTCGACCTAATGTCTTTTTACTACCTGTTTTTACCGACGTGGATTTTCACCATCATTGTGTATACCCTACTCGCAGGACGATACGGCGCAAAGGAGGCTTATCCGGAAGCTGAAGCTAAAGAGGCCGCATTCAATGCTTCCGTGCGCGATTACCACACCCGTTTGGCGACGGAAGAACCGGTAGTCAGACGTGATGAATCCTTTTTCTCCAAACTACTTTCCGGAGTCGGTTACCTGGCACTGGCGGCTACCCTCGGTCTGGCCTGGATGGTCCTCTTCGGTAGCGCGAACGAGGCGGCTTACCTCGCTAACCGGGAGACGTTTTATTCCTACGGATTTGTTTGTACCGTGGTATACTTCGTGACGGCTTACTGGGCTTTTCAGCGGGGTAAGATGGCGGCAGCTCTTACACACTAA